The genomic stretch aggcggcggcttagcgtgtgtaactctgctaaattcgccttgcgaccgatcaactcggaatgagggcccgtatactagaatgtgcacactatctgcaggatccctgagaatagctagtgcaaacaggacacccaaggggaagattctcaagttctcaacacatcctggccctagtggggaaaggatacagcctgagaatcctttgtgggaagctgccgtctcttgtctggagattcccgctctttttcctcatgagaggagggaaatttacctcagcattcttccccttaacatgtgtacccttgtgtcagggacagatgagtcatcagtgatatgcaaatcatcttttattccaataatcatatattgaatatcttttagctctcttggctgtaactttgcattatcgtagtcgacagtggagttaaactccgtgtcgatactttgttattttggatagtgaacatagagagactctgaaggactctgtgacatagggacagaccagggtagatttcctttctgttccctaaccttttgtgcaataattttacctcagcacttacacatatccaaacaggtgtcggcgttgtcgacggagacaccctcccacacacatatccgctctatcacctccttagaggagccttttacctcagacatgtcgacacgcgcgtaccgacacaccacacacacaggggatgctctatttgaagacagttcccccaccaggccctttggagagacagagagagagtatgccagcacacaccacagcgctatataatacagggatgtacactatactgagtgatttttcccctatagcagcttatatacacagtttttcgcctaaatttaggtgccccccctctcttttttaccctttgtgtaccaggatactgcagtggagagcctggggagcttccttccagctgagctgtgaagagaaaatggcgccggtgtgctgaggaagaaggcccggccccctcagcggcgggcttctgtccttttatgtactttaatggcgggggttaatgcacatatacagtttatcagactgtattatgtgcttttcgccaagtaaggtaatctaattgctgcccagggcgccccccccccccccagcgccctgcacccatcagtgaccggagtgtgtggtgtgctaagggagcaatggcgcacagctgcagtgctgtgcgctaccttaatgaagaccggagtcttcagccgccgattttcaacttctcttcgttcttctggctctgcaagggggacggcagcgcggcttcgggaccggacgaccgaggactgggcctgtgttcgatccctctggagctaatggtgtccagtagccttagaagcccaagctagctgcaagcaggtaggttcgcttctctcccctcagtcccacgtagcagtgagtctgttgccagcagatctcacagaaaataaaaaacctaacaaatactttcttttctaggaagctcaggaggctctggccgggcacagatactaactgaggtctggaggaggggcatagagggaggagccagtgcacaccagatatagtacctaatctttcttttaagagtgcccagtctcctgcggagcccgtctataccccatggtccttacggagtacccagcatccactaggacgtcagagaaaaagggttatgttatgtggcatccgttgagtgatgctcgattgttgttcatactgttaactgggtatgttatcacaagttatacggtgtgattggtgtggctggtatgagtcttaccctggattccaaaatcctttccttgtaatgtcagctcttccgggcacagtttccttaactgaggtctggaggaggggcatagagggaggagccagtgcacacctgtagtactaaatctttcttagagtgcccagtctcctgcggagaccgtctattccccatggtccttacggagtcaccagcatccactacggactacgagaaatagatttaccggtgagtaaaatcttattttacgcagtacggcaggcattgtcccctttttacacagtacagcaggcattgtcccctttttacacagtacggaaggcattgtcccctttttacacagtacggcaggcattgcagcaggtattgtccccttttctctaacgtcctagtggatgctggggactctaagaaagaattaggactactggtgtgcactggctcctccctctatgcccctcctctagacctcagttagaatctgtgcccggaaggagctgggtgcattttagtgagctctcctgagcttgctaataagaaagtattttgttaggttttttattttcagagagatctgctggcaacagactctctgctacgtgggactgaggggagagaagcaaacctactaactgcggctagtttGCGCTtcgtaagctactggacaccattagctccagagggttcgaacacaggatctttaccttggtcgtccgttcccggagccgctccgccgtccccctcgcagagccagaagacagaagccggcgggtgaagcaagaagacgtaaaaatcggcggcagaagactcctgtcttcatatgaggtagcgcacagcactgcagctgtgcgccattgcgcacacactaacccacacactccggtcactgtagggtgcagggcgcaggggggggggggggggcgccctgtgcagcaattgggtacctcctggcaaaatagggcatatatacagctgggcactgtaatatgcatgagcccccgccattatttttccgcaaaatcgcgggacagaagcccgccgctgagggggcggggcttcttcctcagcactcaccagcgccattttctctccacagctcagctgggaggaagctccccaggctctcccctgcagaagcacgatagaagggggtgaaaagagagggggggggggcacataaatttggcgtaaaaacaatatatacagcagctactgggttaacactacgttactgtgtgattcctgggtcatatagcgctggggtgtgtgctggcatactctctctatggggtatatgcaatagcgggcgaatcgcgtcatttaATCCGCCCCTGTAAAATTCGCCCGcactcgccagccgcagccctgtcgccgggaccctgaattcaccatatgcaatataAAACGAATTCGACCCACCCTCAGGCGGATAacggccaatcggcgagtagtgggcatCCAGAATTTgccttcccgccgaaagcagccctttattagggcttgtttgctgcgtgctctgcagccattttgtgaacctgcagagaggtgtgaggaggtgcagagctagcaatttggttgtttgctgtggatatcgtttggacaccccagcaggctttattccaggacagtcaggaggattcctgttaccccggaggagagccattttaggagcttttacaacatttgtaggtaagactaagtaccacatgtgtgtctggtgttgcatgtatgtgtttgtgtagtgggggttgccatgaggtgtacatggggtgtttgtgtatgtgtgcatgtgtgcaggtatgtgtatagccccttgcttgtgttgctgcattttttgggggagacttgtgttttggggtagtttttcacgttttttttttattctttaaattactttttgggtcttctattagcattggtgtacctcctgagtgtgctgggatgttttttggccattttggggtgatttggagcaagcttggtcgacagcctggtcgacatgtgctgtggactgtttggcaaacatgtgttttccctcctcatttagcattggtgtacctcctgggtgtgctgggatgctttctggccattttggggtgatttagagcaagtttggtcgacagcctggtcgacatgtgctgtggactgtttggcaaacatgtgttttccctcctaatttagcattggtgtacctcctgagtgtgctgggatgctttctggccattttggggtgatttggagcaagtttggtcgacagcctggtcgacatgtgctgtggactgtttggcaaacatgtgttttccctcctcatttagcattggtgtacctcctgagtgtgctgggatgctttctggccattttggggtgatttggagcaggtttggtcgacagtctggtcgacatgtgctgtcggctgtttggcaaacatgtgttttccctcctcatttagcattggtgtacctcctgagtgtgctggggtgctttctggccagtttggggtgatttggagcaagtttggtcgacagtctggtcgacatgtgctgtggactgtttggcaaacatgtgttttccctcctcatttagcattggtgtacctcctgagtgtgctgggatgctttctggccattttggggtgatttggagcaagtttggtcgacagcctggtcgacatgtgctgtggactgtttggcaaacatgtgttttcccccctcatttagcattggtgtacctcctgagtgtgctgggatgctttctggccattttggggtgatttggagcaagtttggtcgacagcctggtcgacatgtgctgtggactgtttggcaaacatgtgttttccctcctcatttagcattggtgtacctcctgagtgtgctgggatgctttctggccattttggggtgatttggagcaagtttggtcgacatgtgctgtcggttgtttggcaaacatgtgttttccctcctcatttagcattggtgtacctcctgagtgtgctgggatgctttctggccattttggggtgatttggagcaagtttggtcgacagtctggtcgacatgtgctgtcggttgtttggcaaacatgtgttttccctcctaatttagctgtggtgtacctcctgagtgtgctgggatgctttctggccagtttggggtgatttggagcaagtttggtcgacagtctggtcgacatgtgctgtggactgtttggcaaacatgtgttttccctcctcatttagcattggtgtacctcctgagtgtgctgggatgctttctggccattttggagtgatttggagcaagtttggtcgacagtctggtcgacatgtgctgtcggctgtttggcaaacatgtgttttccctcctcatttagcattggtgtacctcctgagtgtgctgggatgctttctggccattttggagtgatttggagcaagtttggtcgacagtctggtcgacatgtgctgtcggctgtttggcaaacatgtgttttccctcctaatttagctgtggtgtacctcctgagtgtgctgggatgctttctggccattttggagtgatttggagcaagtttggtcgacagtctggtcgacatgtgctgtcggttgtttggcaaacatgtgttttccctcctaatttagctgtggtgtacctcctgagtgtgctgggatgctttctggccattttggggtgatttggagcaagtttggtcgacagtctggtcgacatgtgctgtcggttgtttggcaaacatgtgttttccctcctaatttagctgtggtgtacctcctgagtgtgctgggatgctttctggctagtttggggtgatttggagcaagtttggtcgacagtctggtcgacatgtgctgtggactgtttggcaaacatgtgttttccctcctcatttagcattggtgtacctcctgagtgtgctgggatgctttctggccattttggagtgatttggagcaagtttggtcgacagtctggtcgacatgtgctgtcggctgtttggcaaacatgtgttttccctcctcatttagcattggtgtacctcctgagtgtgctgggatgctttctggccattttggagtgatttggagcaagtttggtcgacagtctggtcgacatgtgctgtcggctgtttggcaaacatgtgttttccctcctaatttagctgtggtgtacctcctgagtgtgctgggatgctttctggccattttggagtgatttggagcaagtttggtcgacagtctggtcgacatgtgctgtcggctgtttggcaaacatgtgttttccctcctaatttagctgtggtctacctcctgagtgtgctgggatgctttctggccattttgtgtgggtcagccattttgtgtgggtcagccattttgtgtgggtcagccatttatacatgtatgtatgtttattttatttttattttattttataacagagatgtcaaaggacaagcagacccgatccgccccttcccccaccccctcggatctatccctgcatagcaacgaggagtgggagccaacccaggaggcggatacgaccgaccaggcatgtagtgaccagccgcggtcgtcaagggcccatgagaagtccaagaaaaagcctagtagaaaggtactaaccacacctgcagacacaaatagcatcaaactttacccactgtagtttgtgcaatgccatgcacacctactggaatatgtgcgcaatgccagggatactgacactcacaggtacataccgatcttattaaaaaaaaaattatttttttttaatccctaaaggcaagaagccagccagaggagcagtcggaggaggaagcctctggtgaagatgcaggaccgaaaaagccgcgtggacccagatacactgaggcggaaaactgtaccctagtggattgcgtcgacaggtcctacgacgttttgtatggaccaagggcacagacaacagcagctaggacaaagcgaatcatctgggaatccattgcgagtcaagtcactgcaatatctggaaaccaccggagcaccagaaattgctcgaagcggtacagtgattgccgcagacagaccaagaagaagatggggattcagcgccgacatgagacagctacgggaggtggcccggctctcaacctGAAGTGGCTATCCTGGGAGgatgttattagaaggcgcatgaaccctgccatggtcgaaggagttcgcggaggtgtggactctagccgtcctgctggctttcccgaggaggaagaaccgcccagaagacggaagaaggcgggagataagccgtccaaaaggaggcctgatggtaagaatacattcacatgagctgtacttccctttaaaatttttgtatgtgctaatgtgcttttttttttttttccagacaggcctgcccagaggacatcgccagcgcacggaccgtcacctgtgcagcaggcatcagcagcagcgcgcggaccatcaactgcgccgcaagcatcgcgagcacacagatcgtcacctgtgcgccacagttcgtcatcgcgcagtttgtcacctgtgcaccagacgacgtcagcgcacagactatcacctgtgcgccagacaccgtcggcgaccacaccacaagatgggcgccaaactacagctcctgcgcgcaggccatcaccagatcgtcgtctctccaggagctctgggactgtgactgaagagcctcaagacacaacccttgtggacccatcacccgatctgtttgagtctacagggttaacagacaaaacttttcttgggtttgaggacagccgtgcagacgtatccagccagacccttgaaaagtcttccgaaacgaggacaagtggagctcctggagcagcggcatcacaggatggagaaggtttgtatttattttgtgtgtgtgtgggagggggggggggggggtcagcagttgtgtaaagtttattaactttcccaaaaaaattattttgcaaacagtggtgccacggaccagcagcggactagcttcggggattggttcctacttcaggccggatctcctacaggagtcgtcagaggatgacgaggtggaagtgcaggaggctccagttgctacatccctgtgtgagtaaattgaattgtgagcctttaaaaaaatgtatgatgaatgtgtataatattttctaattttcttttcagctgcccaaatccaagtggtggcagacatccaggaagggcagaatccctcaactgttcagagggttcacaccctggcatcggagattgggacccgccaggatacgtacaccaatgtcgtgggaagcagactggacaacattgagaggacaatggagaagatgtcaaacagtctgcttgaactgcagaagactctttccgacagcacggccacaatactacaggtCAGAATGCAAGATCATAGGGAGAATATGAACGTACTTCACGTTCTGGCCGAATCCATGACCCGGCTCGTGGACAACAGCTCATGTCTGGCAGAAAGCAATAAAAACATGTCGGAGAGTCATCGACactcctcatccagccaacaggtcatcgcaaccacactgcagatgatctatgataagctcccaggaccagttcatcaacacgctggtgatccaccatatccgccgtcgcaagccacaaggacgcctcgtacccttcctcaagtcccatcccagtacagacagtcacagatgtaccagggatatacagggatgtaccccaccccccagatgcctccaccaccggccacaCAGTCTTcagccgcatgggcacagaggTCCAGTCAACAtactacccagcctcccaggacatcgacgccctatcagggggaagaagaggatccggacagacttccaccataaacccggtcgtattgttttatttacttatatgtttttcatgtatccctttcttcccctcccattagtttgttttttttcttactattgttttctgtgttgggcttccccacccgtgaccgggtactaccaaggagctttgtgtaggcatacatgcgcgggcatgtatgcgggcgcgtgtggtaacggatgaaagctccttgtggctacatgtatgatgggccaaagagctattctgataccacttttttcttccaaaaatcctttttgtaatggtgtataGTTGGCtttcattgtgtgaatttactattcactagtctgtgtttttgacttattcataggattggtggggaaaaatgaagtggacggcataagttcgtgttgtgcgtaccaaggtgagtagaaccatgtttcaatgtatctattcaagaaactttgaaccgcatgcctttgtagaaccacacagtccagcaatgggtcatgctgggctgtgttgttccacaaatgttagcgtttcaaagtgcagaccactgacgccactattgcactttgaaccgcatgcctttgtagaaccacacagtccagcaatgggtcatgctgggctgtgttgttccacaaatgttagcgtttcaaagtgctgaccactgacgccactatttcactttgaaccgcatgcctttgtagaaccacacagtccagcaatgggtcatgctgggctgtgttgttccacaaatgttagcgtttcaaagtgctgaccactgacgccactatttcactttgaaccgcatgcctttgtagaaccacacagtccagcaatgggtcatgctgggctgtgttgttccacaaatgttagcgtttcaaagtgcagaccactgacgccactattgcactttgaaccgcatgcctttgtagaaccacacagtccagcaatgggtcatgctgggctgtgttgttccacaaatgttagcgtttcaaagtgctgaccactgacgccactatttcactttgaaccgcatgcctttgtagaaccacacagtccagcaatgggtcatgctgggctgtgttgttccacaaatgttagcgtttcaaagtgctgaccactgacgccactatttcactttgaaccgcatgcctttgtagaaccacacagtccagcaatgggtcatgctgggctgtgttgttccacaaatgttagcgtttcaaagtgctgaccactgacgccactatttcactttgaaccgcatgcctttgtagaaccacacagtccagcaatgggtcatgcttggctgtgttgttccacaaatgttagcatttCAAAGTgcagaccactgacgccactatttcactttgaaccgcatgcctttgtagaaccacagtccagcaatgggtcatgctgggctgtgttgttccacaaattttagcgtttcaaagtgctgaccactgacgccactatttcactttgaaccgcatgcctttgtagaaccacacagtccagcaatgggtcatgctgggctgtgttgttccacaaatgttagcgtttcaaagtgcagaccactgacgccactattgcactttgaaccgcatgcctttgtagaaccacacagtccagcaatgggtcatgctgggctgtgttgttccacaaattttcattgaaaagaaatgaacatgaatttagtgtggctttactttaatatactttttttcttttccccacagatatctatatacacaagaaaagaatgtaaagaagaacaaactacttttttgttttaattaactttcaaactttatttaaaaaataacatttttcttcaataaactttaaaaaatagaagtttcctgtggtttttattaaaatttgtaatgcagttgaattgtacgtaagtagattgcccagggaacatcaggggaactgtgtctcttcacatccacgccacttaggaaggatacaccggaagacctgtggaagagaacagtatgagcttccagatatgggtgatagtgtcaccctgggactggaaaaaagaggtacatacaacagtccacacaacacaagcgggttacagcggcccaaatgcaaccctcctgcacttgcatcactacacatccaaacattccctgactagcattgctgtttcagggaatgtttggatgtgcagtcttgcaaatgccggagggctgcactttggacatgtcggggtgattttggacaagggagttttgggcaatacatctcacctgagggggggttgtctgctacatggcggagggtcaggtccacatcaccagtaggtcggcCATGGAACATCagttgaaatgtcgtgtctcctcacatccacgccacttgggaagatacatcgcaggacctgtggaagagaacagtttgagcttccagatatgggtgatagtgtcaccctgggactggaataaagaggtacatacaacagtccacacaacacaagcgggttacagcggcccaaatgcaaccctcctgcacttgcatcactacacatccaaacattccctgactagcattggtgtttcagggaatgtttggatgtgcagtcttgcaaatgctggagggctgcactttggacatgtcggggtgattttggacatgggagttttgggcaatacatctcacctgagggggggttgtctgctacatggcggagggtcaggtccacatcaccagtaggtcggcCATGGAACATCagttgaaatgtcgtgtctcttcacatccacgccacttgggaagatacatcgcaggacctgtggaagagaacagtttgagcttccagatgtgggtaatagtgtcaccctgggactggaaagaagaggta from Pseudophryne corroboree isolate aPseCor3 chromosome 5, aPseCor3.hap2, whole genome shotgun sequence encodes the following:
- the LOC134928557 gene encoding mucin-2-like, translating into MSKDKQTRSAPSPTPSDLSLHSNEEWEPTQEADTTDQACSDQPRSSRAHEKSKKKPSRKARSQPEEQSEEEASGEDAGPKKPRGPRYTEAENCTLVDCVDRSYDVLYGPRAQTTAARTKRIIWESIASQVTAISGNHRSTRNCSKRYSDCRRQTKKKMGIQRRHETATGGGPALNLKWLSWEDVIRRRMNPAMVEGVRGGVDSSRPAGFPEEEEPPRRRKKAGDKPSKRRPDDRPAQRTSPAHGPSPVQQASAAARGPSTAPQASRAHRSSPVRHSSSSRSLSPVHQTTSAHRLSPVRQTPSATTPQDGRQTTAPARRPSPDRRLSRSSGTVTEEPQDTTLVDPSPDLFESTGLTDKTFLGFEDSRADVSSQTLEKSSETRTSGAPGAAASQDGEVVPRTSSGLASGIGSYFRPDLLQESSEDDEVEVQEAPVATSLSAQIQVVADIQEGQNPSTVQRVHTLASEIGTRQDTYTNVVGSRLDNIERTMEKMSNSLLELQKTLSDSTATILQVRMQDHRENMNVLHVLAESMTRLVDNSSCLAESNKNMSESHRHSSSSQQVIATTLQMIYDKLPGPVHQHAGDPPYPPSQATRTPRTLPQVPSQYRQSQMYQGYTGMYPTPQMPPPPATQSSAAWAQRSSQHTTQPPRTSTPYQGEEEDPDRLPP